In Mycobacterium gallinarum, a single window of DNA contains:
- a CDS encoding ferredoxin: MRVEVDRDRCEGNAVCVGIAPDLFDLDDDDYAVVKADPVPADQEDLAEQSIAECPRAALIRRD, from the coding sequence ATGCGAGTGGAAGTGGACCGTGACCGTTGCGAGGGCAACGCCGTATGCGTTGGAATCGCCCCCGACCTGTTCGATCTCGACGACGACGATTATGCGGTCGTCAAGGCCGATCCGGTGCCCGCCGACCAGGAGGACCTGGCGGAGCAGTCGATCGCCGAGTGCCCGCGAGCAGCCCTGATCCGCAGAGACTAG
- a CDS encoding MlaE family ABC transporter permease, whose product MIEQLAAPTRAVGGFFEMSMDTFVKIFRRPFQFREYLDQTWMIARVALIPTLLISIPFTVLVAFTLNILLREIGAADLSGSGTAFGTVTQLGPISTVLVIAGAGATAICADLGARTIREEIDAMRVLGIDPIQRLVVPRVLASTTVALLLNGLVIAIGLTGGYVFSVLLQGVNPGAFINGLTILTGLGELVISEVKALLFGVMAGLVGCYRGLTVKGGPKGVGEAVNETVIYAFICLFVINVLMTAIGVRVLG is encoded by the coding sequence TTGATCGAACAGCTCGCGGCACCGACTCGGGCCGTGGGCGGTTTCTTCGAAATGTCGATGGACACCTTCGTCAAGATATTTCGACGCCCCTTTCAGTTCCGCGAGTACCTCGACCAGACGTGGATGATCGCGCGGGTTGCGCTCATCCCGACCCTGTTGATCTCGATCCCGTTCACGGTCCTGGTCGCCTTCACCCTCAACATTCTCTTGCGCGAGATCGGTGCGGCGGACCTGTCCGGCTCCGGTACCGCGTTCGGCACGGTGACGCAGCTGGGCCCGATCTCGACCGTGCTCGTGATCGCCGGCGCCGGCGCCACCGCAATCTGCGCCGACCTGGGTGCCCGCACCATCCGTGAAGAAATCGATGCGATGCGAGTGCTCGGCATCGATCCCATTCAGCGCCTTGTGGTTCCGCGTGTGCTGGCCTCGACCACCGTCGCTCTGCTGCTCAACGGCTTGGTGATCGCGATCGGTCTCACCGGCGGTTACGTGTTCTCCGTACTGCTGCAGGGGGTGAACCCCGGTGCGTTCATCAACGGTCTGACGATCCTGACCGGCTTGGGCGAGTTGGTGATCTCCGAAGTCAAAGCCCTGTTGTTCGGTGTGATGGCAGGCCTCGTCGGCTGCTACCGCGGCCTGACCGTCAAGGGCGGACCCAAGGGAGTCGGAGAGGCCGTCAACGAGACCGTCATCTATGCG
- a CDS encoding 3-oxoacyl-ACP reductase — protein MTADATDLSGLVAVVTGAAAGLGRAEAIGLARAGATVVVNDIAGALDRSDVIDEIVAAGSKAVAVAGDISERSTADELVSTADGLGGLSIVVNNAGITRDRMLFNMTDEDWDAVIAVHLRGHFLLTRNAATYWRSKAKENDGRVYGRVINTSSEAGLVGPVGQANYGAAKAGITALTLTMARALERYGVRANAIAPRARTAMTADVFGEAPELTEGQIDSLSPEHVVTLVQFLASPAAEGVNGQLFIVYGPTVTLLAAPTVEAQFSALGDAWKPTDLSITLRDYFAERGSDANFAATDIMNS, from the coding sequence ATGACTGCAGATGCGACTGATCTTTCCGGCCTCGTTGCCGTGGTGACCGGCGCGGCCGCCGGGCTGGGCCGCGCCGAGGCCATCGGTCTGGCGCGCGCCGGCGCCACCGTCGTCGTCAACGACATCGCAGGTGCGTTGGACCGCTCCGACGTGATCGACGAGATCGTCGCCGCGGGTTCAAAGGCGGTCGCGGTCGCCGGTGACATCAGCGAGCGGTCGACGGCCGACGAGCTGGTGTCCACCGCCGACGGCCTCGGCGGTCTGAGCATCGTCGTCAACAATGCGGGCATCACGCGCGACCGCATGCTGTTCAACATGACCGATGAAGACTGGGATGCGGTTATCGCGGTCCATCTGCGGGGTCACTTCCTGCTGACTCGCAACGCAGCCACCTATTGGCGCAGTAAGGCCAAGGAGAACGACGGCCGCGTCTACGGCCGCGTCATCAATACGTCGTCCGAGGCCGGCCTGGTCGGGCCGGTCGGGCAGGCGAACTACGGCGCCGCGAAGGCGGGCATCACCGCGCTGACGCTGACGATGGCGCGGGCCTTGGAGCGCTACGGCGTGCGGGCCAACGCGATCGCGCCCCGCGCCCGCACCGCGATGACCGCCGACGTTTTCGGCGAGGCGCCGGAGCTGACCGAGGGGCAGATCGACTCGCTGTCGCCCGAGCATGTCGTCACGTTGGTGCAATTTCTGGCCTCGCCCGCTGCGGAAGGCGTCAACGGACAGCTCTTCATCGTTTACGGTCCTACTGTGACGCTTCTTGCGGCGCCAACGGTCGAAGCTCAGTTCAGCGCACTGGGTGACGCCTGGAAACCTACGGACCTGTCAATTACATTGCGCGACTACTTTGCTGAGCGCGGCTCGGATGCGAATTTCGCAGCGACCGACATTATGAATTCATAA